The Acidobacteriota bacterium genome includes a window with the following:
- a CDS encoding corrinoid protein, which produces MQEALVAGKKAEVESLVDRALAGGTPAGTILNDGLIPGMERLGVLFKNNEVFIPEVLVAARAMNAGLAKLEPHLAKAGIKPRGVVVIGTVKGDLHDIGKNLVAMMLRGNGYKIVDLGVDVAPEKYIEAAKSHGAGIIALSALLTTTMVQMKSVVEAVEKDGLKIPVVIGGAPVTRDYADKIRARGYAPDAASAVEEIGRLIAA; this is translated from the coding sequence ATGCAGGAAGCCCTAGTCGCCGGGAAGAAGGCCGAGGTCGAGTCGCTCGTCGACCGGGCCCTGGCCGGCGGCACGCCCGCCGGGACCATCCTCAACGACGGACTGATCCCGGGCATGGAGCGCCTGGGCGTCCTGTTCAAGAACAACGAGGTCTTCATCCCCGAGGTCCTCGTGGCCGCCCGGGCCATGAACGCCGGGCTGGCCAAGCTCGAGCCGCACCTGGCCAAGGCCGGGATCAAGCCCCGCGGCGTCGTCGTCATCGGCACGGTCAAGGGCGACCTCCACGACATCGGCAAGAACCTCGTGGCCATGATGCTCCGCGGCAACGGCTACAAGATCGTCGACCTCGGCGTCGATGTCGCCCCGGAGAAGTATATCGAGGCGGCCAAGTCGCACGGGGCCGGGATAATCGCCCTGTCGGCCCTGCTGACCACGACGATGGTCCAGATGAAGAGCGTGGTCGAGGCCGTCGAGAAGGACGGGCTCAAGATCCCGGTGGTCATCGGCGGGGCGCCCGTCACCCGCGACTACGCGGACAAGATCAGGGCCCGCGGCTACGCTCCCGACGCCGCCTCGGCCGTCGAGGAGATCGGCCGGCTCATCGCCGCCTGA
- a CDS encoding porin family protein: MKKALAVLALLAGLARLPALAQSSIVSQIAGDKAASEKLYFSLKFGLNFSYLEGAPAGTEHTGGFNIGLSATIRLNDRLSLVPEVTPFSSKGVATIPFAPTGDPALDAAFADPAASELALRYADVPVLVKCRLGRAHLGAGPCLSFLSSASERFKAEPGTGEVLRYSRDVSERYRKTDLGLAFDASWTITRPRGGTGLVFHVRYLAGLTDARRDRSAGQPLRNSVIQAYLSFPFIR; this comes from the coding sequence ATGAAAAAGGCGCTCGCGGTCCTTGCCCTCCTCGCCGGCCTGGCCCGGCTCCCGGCCCTGGCCCAGTCGTCCATCGTCAGCCAGATCGCCGGGGACAAGGCCGCTTCCGAGAAGCTCTATTTCAGCCTGAAATTCGGCCTGAACTTCTCGTACCTGGAAGGCGCCCCGGCGGGGACCGAGCACACCGGCGGCTTCAACATCGGGCTTTCGGCCACGATCCGGCTGAACGACCGGCTGTCGCTGGTCCCCGAGGTGACGCCCTTCTCCAGCAAGGGCGTGGCCACGATCCCGTTCGCGCCGACCGGCGACCCGGCGCTCGACGCCGCGTTCGCCGACCCGGCCGCCTCGGAGCTGGCCCTGCGCTACGCGGACGTGCCGGTGCTGGTCAAGTGCCGGCTGGGCCGCGCCCATCTGGGCGCCGGGCCCTGCCTGAGCTTCCTGAGCTCGGCCAGCGAGCGGTTCAAGGCCGAGCCCGGGACCGGCGAGGTCCTGCGCTACAGCCGTGACGTCTCCGAGCGCTACAGGAAGACCGACCTGGGATTGGCCTTCGATGCCTCCTGGACGATCACCAGGCCGCGGGGCGGGACGGGCCTTGTTTTTCATGTCCGGTACCTGGCCGGGCTGACGGACGCGCGCCGGGACCGTTCGGCCGGCCAGCCGCTCCGGAATTCGGTCATCCAGGCCTATCTGAGTTTCCCATTCATACGTTGA
- a CDS encoding sugar phosphate isomerase/epimerase, translated as MRKLRVGIDSYSLKPLDLSPFELLEWAVLNGADGVQFSEVNIPPGAAVDRPFLQDLRGYADENNLYIEWGGGEHIPLHLDSGRPKDIAASNRRAAEQASQVGSATVRSCSGGLMRWKAGGPSTDELLRLTAASLRGQKPAFRDAGVILAIETHFEFTSFELLRLFEMCGAAPGEYLGICLDTMNLLTMLEDPLLATRRLLPWIVTTHIKDGGLAPAPDGFVSFTAEAGKGVVDLPAIVETLAAAHPQVALTVEDHGGDFLIPVNDPDFLARFPDLSVPELVRLQALAGRTRALMDAGKLAVLPRDRWAPACEPRVRRDIQAVRRLLGGGRE; from the coding sequence ATGCGAAAGCTCAGGGTGGGAATCGACAGCTACAGCCTGAAGCCGCTCGACCTGTCGCCTTTCGAGCTGCTTGAATGGGCGGTCCTGAACGGGGCCGACGGCGTCCAGTTCTCCGAGGTCAACATCCCGCCGGGCGCGGCCGTGGACCGGCCCTTCCTCCAGGACCTGCGCGGCTACGCCGACGAGAACAACCTCTACATCGAGTGGGGCGGCGGCGAGCATATCCCCCTCCATCTCGATTCCGGCCGGCCCAAGGACATCGCGGCCTCGAACCGCCGGGCGGCCGAGCAGGCCAGCCAGGTCGGCTCGGCGACGGTCCGGTCCTGCTCGGGCGGGCTGATGCGCTGGAAGGCGGGCGGGCCGTCGACCGACGAGCTCCTGCGCCTGACGGCCGCCTCCCTCCGCGGGCAGAAGCCGGCCTTCCGGGACGCGGGCGTCATCCTGGCCATCGAGACGCACTTCGAGTTCACCTCCTTCGAGCTGCTGCGCCTGTTCGAGATGTGCGGCGCCGCGCCGGGCGAATACCTCGGCATCTGCCTCGACACCATGAACCTCCTGACCATGCTCGAGGACCCGCTGCTGGCGACGCGCCGGCTCCTGCCCTGGATCGTGACCACCCACATCAAAGACGGCGGGCTGGCGCCGGCGCCGGACGGCTTCGTCTCGTTCACGGCCGAAGCCGGCAAGGGCGTCGTCGACCTGCCGGCCATCGTCGAGACCCTGGCCGCCGCCCATCCGCAGGTCGCGCTGACGGTCGAGGACCACGGCGGGGATTTCCTCATCCCCGTCAACGACCCGGATTTCCTGGCCCGCTTCCCGGACCTGTCGGTGCCCGAGCTTGTCCGGCTCCAGGCGCTCGCCGGCCGCACCCGGGCCCTCATGGACGCCGGCAAGCTGGCCGTCCTGCCCCGCGACCGCTGGGCCCCGGCCTGCGAGCCGAGGGTCAGGCGGGACATCCAGGCCGTCCGGCGCCTGCTCGGCGGGGGACGGGAGTAG
- a CDS encoding FAD-binding protein, whose amino-acid sequence MRTGRARVGGLSLPVHSLNTLVIGSGAAGLNAAVRLHELGQTDVAIITERLGAGASAESGSDKQTYYKLSLAGDVPDSAFDMARDLAAGGSMHGDIALAEAQGSLEAFFHLVGLGVPFPHDRFGGYVGYKTDHDPRQRATSAGPLTSRLMVEALCAEVRRRGIPVFDGHAAIAILTAGRGAARRAIGAVALDKRKTGGPGRGFVLFNAVNVVAATGGPGGMYEHSVYPESQAGSHGLVFETGAAAQNLTESQFGLASVKFRWNVSGTYQQAIPRYISTDGRGGDEREFLAGYFPDMGALAAAVFLKGYQWPFDAGKASGSGSSLIDVLVYEETVVKGRRVFLDFRSDPRGGGRLAPFDPAILEGEARDYLERSGALVPTPIARLRKMNPPAVALYGSHGIDLGREPLEIAVCAQHNNGGFRGSIWWESNVKGLFPVGELCGTHGVTRPGGSALNAGQVGSGRAALLIARRRAGAPPAAGVFARAAGPAVRRAWARAGALLAGPAGEGLTTGACLAEVRSRMSGCGAILRDPDKVHVEKDRARALWLRARREMRLDSDRDLARGFEVLGLALTHAVYLEAIDEYLARGGKSRGSYLVPDAAGRPPHPRLGRNWAFSLTGPDDFVSGRILEVRLDGRGRVLKRWVPVRPVPRPDGWFESVWADFRGGRIVVEEE is encoded by the coding sequence ATGAGGACGGGCCGCGCCCGGGTCGGCGGGCTGAGCCTGCCCGTTCATTCCCTGAACACCCTCGTCATCGGCAGCGGCGCGGCCGGGCTCAACGCCGCGGTCCGGCTCCACGAGCTGGGCCAGACCGACGTCGCGATCATCACGGAGCGGCTCGGGGCCGGGGCCTCGGCCGAGTCCGGCTCCGACAAGCAGACCTACTACAAGCTCTCCCTGGCCGGCGACGTCCCCGACTCGGCCTTCGACATGGCCCGCGACCTGGCCGCCGGCGGCTCGATGCACGGCGACATCGCCCTGGCCGAGGCCCAGGGCTCGCTCGAGGCCTTCTTCCACCTGGTCGGGCTGGGCGTCCCCTTCCCCCACGACCGCTTCGGCGGATACGTCGGCTACAAGACCGACCACGATCCGCGCCAGCGGGCGACCTCGGCCGGGCCGCTGACGTCGCGTCTCATGGTCGAGGCCCTGTGCGCCGAGGTCCGGCGCCGCGGCATCCCGGTCTTCGACGGCCACGCGGCCATCGCCATCCTGACCGCCGGCCGCGGGGCGGCCAGGAGGGCGATCGGCGCCGTCGCCCTCGACAAGAGGAAGACGGGCGGGCCCGGCCGCGGCTTCGTGCTCTTCAACGCGGTGAACGTCGTCGCGGCGACGGGCGGGCCCGGCGGGATGTACGAGCATTCCGTCTATCCCGAGAGCCAGGCCGGATCGCACGGCCTCGTCTTCGAGACCGGCGCGGCGGCCCAGAACCTGACCGAATCCCAGTTCGGGCTGGCCTCGGTCAAGTTCCGCTGGAACGTCTCCGGGACGTACCAGCAGGCCATCCCCCGCTACATCTCGACGGACGGGCGCGGCGGCGACGAACGGGAGTTCCTCGCCGGCTACTTCCCCGACATGGGAGCCCTGGCCGCGGCCGTCTTCCTAAAGGGCTACCAGTGGCCGTTCGACGCCGGCAAGGCCTCCGGGTCCGGCTCGTCGCTCATCGACGTCCTCGTCTACGAAGAGACCGTGGTCAAGGGCCGCCGCGTCTTCCTCGATTTCCGAAGCGACCCGCGCGGCGGCGGCCGGCTCGCGCCCTTCGATCCGGCCATTCTGGAGGGCGAGGCCCGCGACTACCTGGAGCGCTCCGGCGCCCTGGTGCCGACCCCCATCGCCCGGCTCCGGAAGATGAATCCGCCGGCCGTCGCGCTCTACGGATCGCACGGCATCGACCTGGGCCGCGAGCCGCTCGAGATCGCCGTCTGCGCCCAGCACAACAACGGCGGGTTCCGGGGCTCGATCTGGTGGGAATCGAACGTGAAGGGCCTCTTTCCCGTCGGCGAGCTCTGCGGCACTCATGGCGTCACCAGGCCCGGCGGCTCGGCCCTCAACGCCGGGCAGGTCGGGAGCGGCCGGGCCGCCCTGCTGATCGCCCGGCGCCGGGCCGGCGCGCCGCCCGCCGCCGGCGTCTTCGCCCGGGCCGCGGGGCCGGCCGTCCGTCGGGCCTGGGCCCGGGCCGGCGCGCTGCTCGCCGGACCGGCCGGCGAAGGACTGACGACCGGGGCCTGCCTGGCCGAGGTGAGAAGCCGCATGTCCGGCTGCGGCGCCATCCTCCGGGACCCGGACAAGGTCCATGTCGAGAAGGACCGGGCCCGGGCGCTCTGGCTCCGGGCCAGGCGGGAGATGCGGCTGGACTCGGACCGGGACCTGGCCCGCGGCTTCGAGGTTTTGGGCCTGGCCCTGACCCATGCCGTCTACCTCGAGGCCATCGACGAATACCTGGCCCGCGGCGGGAAGAGCCGGGGCTCCTATCTCGTTCCCGACGCCGCCGGCCGGCCGCCGCACCCGCGCCTCGGCCGGAACTGGGCCTTTTCTTTGACCGGACCGGACGATTTCGTCTCCGGCCGCATCCTGGAGGTCCGGCTGGACGGCCGGGGCCGCGTCCTGAAGCGCTGGGTCCCGGTCCGCCCCGTGCCCCGGCCGGACGGCTGGTTCGAGTCCGTCTGGGCCGATTTTCGCGGCGGCCGGATCGTCGTCGAGGAGGAATGA
- a CDS encoding 3-ketoacyl-ACP reductase, whose protein sequence is MPKSQRSAAPAAVVTGAGRGIGRGIVLALVSEGFDVVGIDAVFEPRNKKAGLFEVKARAGELGGRFLPVAGDISRIDDHDRMLDAAWGVCGRVDLLVNNAGVSPLQRLDVLETSPESYDRLWAVNARGPFFLTQNAARRMAAQKARRGGPGPAIVFITSVSATVSSVSRAEYCVSKAALSMTATVFADALSARGIAVYEIRPGIIATDMTAGVKDKYDRLIAGGLVPQGRWGSPEDVGRAVAALARGDLGYSTGAVIEVSGGMNIRRF, encoded by the coding sequence GTGCCCAAGTCTCAGCGTTCCGCCGCGCCCGCGGCGGTGGTCACCGGCGCCGGCCGCGGCATCGGCCGGGGCATCGTCCTGGCCCTCGTCAGCGAGGGCTTCGACGTCGTCGGCATCGATGCCGTCTTCGAGCCCCGTAATAAAAAGGCCGGCCTCTTCGAGGTCAAGGCCCGGGCCGGGGAGCTCGGCGGCCGGTTCCTGCCCGTGGCCGGCGACATCTCCCGGATCGACGACCACGACCGCATGCTCGACGCAGCCTGGGGGGTCTGCGGCCGGGTCGACCTCCTGGTCAACAACGCCGGCGTCTCCCCGCTCCAGCGCCTGGACGTCCTCGAGACCTCCCCGGAAAGCTACGACCGGCTCTGGGCCGTCAACGCCCGGGGGCCGTTCTTCCTGACCCAGAACGCGGCCCGGCGCATGGCCGCCCAGAAGGCGCGCCGCGGCGGGCCGGGACCGGCCATCGTCTTCATCACCTCGGTTTCGGCCACGGTCTCGTCGGTGTCGCGGGCCGAATACTGCGTCTCCAAGGCCGCCCTGAGCATGACCGCGACCGTCTTCGCCGACGCCCTCTCGGCCAGGGGCATCGCCGTCTACGAGATCCGGCCGGGCATCATCGCCACGGACATGACCGCCGGGGTCAAGGACAAGTACGACCGGCTTATCGCCGGCGGCCTCGTCCCCCAGGGACGATGGGGCTCCCCCGAGGACGTCGGCCGGGCCGTGGCCGCCCTGGCCCGCGGCGACCTCGGGTACTCGACCGGCGCCGTGATCGAGGTCAGCGGCGGCATGAACATCCGCAGGTTCTGA
- a CDS encoding DUF5668 domain-containing protein, which produces MSAQKSQGRIFWGFLLVILGFLFLFDQMGKIDFGDLVGRYWPVVFILIGISILLSNNFKNVGSGIFFILFGAFFLLLRLRIFERAVWHYLWPLAIISVGVWVLLRPAWHPDRRSFSETSADSLDINQIFSGSTRKVESQAFSGGKADVVFGAAEIDLRGARLAGGQATLALSVVFGGIEVYVPRDWQIVLEGSPVLGSIETHRAAGPDVPRTATLTIRGSAVFGSIEVKD; this is translated from the coding sequence ATGAGCGCACAAAAGAGCCAGGGCCGCATCTTCTGGGGCTTCCTGCTCGTCATCCTGGGCTTCCTCTTCCTCTTCGACCAGATGGGCAAGATCGATTTCGGCGACCTCGTCGGCCGCTACTGGCCGGTCGTCTTCATCCTCATCGGCATCTCCATCCTCCTCAGCAACAACTTCAAGAACGTCGGCTCCGGGATCTTCTTCATCCTCTTCGGGGCGTTCTTCCTGCTCCTGCGCCTGAGGATCTTCGAGCGGGCGGTCTGGCACTATCTCTGGCCCCTGGCCATCATCAGCGTGGGCGTCTGGGTCCTCCTCCGCCCCGCCTGGCACCCGGATCGGCGGTCGTTCTCCGAGACGAGCGCCGACTCGCTGGACATCAACCAGATCTTCTCCGGCTCGACCCGCAAGGTCGAGTCCCAGGCGTTCAGCGGCGGCAAGGCCGACGTCGTCTTCGGCGCGGCCGAGATCGACCTGCGGGGAGCCCGGCTCGCCGGCGGCCAGGCCACGCTGGCGCTGTCCGTCGTATTCGGCGGCATCGAGGTCTATGTCCCCCGCGACTGGCAGATCGTCCTCGAAGGCTCGCCCGTCCTCGGCTCGATCGAGACCCACCGGGCGGCGGGCCCCGACGTTCCCAGGACGGCGACCCTGACGATCCGCGGATCGGCCGTGTTCGGCTCGATCGAGGTCAAGGACTAG
- a CDS encoding energy transducer TonB, with product MKMTKRLSLLILVAAIGAWAMIVPPAASAASEDQARPGRTEAESFELQMRILEGSRVVPSSASRPVTSSYLKFLTFANFEDEADLAADDEIRKVFSLKDLGLVTEASLLWQKGKPGQAFHMFRINGRAYLVVVTPGRLPERNHFHIEVYEQGGDELKTNLLDTEFSLPDKAAAVFGFEDSKLKPYFITLRVARWTGVWVGDGPPTGGVASAVLKTGEKVKPPKLIKSVRPVYPEIARQAQVEGVVILEATADTQGRVAAVKVLRSIPLLDQAAIDAVRQWVYEPAVVNGKPEPVSFTVTVRFDLDQDKKGAGGAAAAGGAVGGVLQSQAGSNVKPPRLVQEVRPVYPEVARKAGVEGTVIMEATADTYGRVSAVKVLRSIPLLDQAAVDALRQWIYEPMVIDGKPQPVTFNVTMRFRLDDKKKPEVSGAVGGVVGGVLGGVAGGVQGGVEGGVKGGVRGGVEGGAAGATAGAIGYQASKEFDGDAVRAVGDVQPPKLIKQVNPVYPEEARKTGVEGVVILEIKADERGNVVDVRILRSVPVLDQAAIAAVRQWIYEPLLVDGKPRKVIFTATVRFALRESDRDRAFEKFAQGAVKAEGDINPPRLIKEVAAVYPEAARQAGVAGVVILGVRADETGRVVDAMVLRSIPLLDQAAIDAVKQWVYEPTVIGGKATPIVFTVTVRFTLDVEPEDNPAIEVEGVPAPGISVRMAGK from the coding sequence ATGAAAATGACCAAAAGGCTTTCCCTCCTGATCCTGGTGGCGGCCATCGGCGCCTGGGCGATGATCGTTCCCCCGGCCGCCTCGGCGGCCTCCGAGGACCAGGCCCGGCCCGGCAGGACCGAGGCCGAGTCTTTCGAGCTGCAGATGAGGATCCTCGAGGGCAGCCGGGTCGTTCCCTCCTCCGCCAGCCGGCCGGTGACCTCGTCGTACCTCAAGTTCCTGACGTTCGCCAATTTCGAGGACGAGGCCGACCTGGCCGCCGACGACGAGATCAGGAAGGTCTTCAGTCTCAAGGACCTCGGGCTCGTGACCGAGGCCAGCCTGCTCTGGCAGAAAGGGAAGCCCGGCCAGGCCTTCCACATGTTCCGCATCAACGGGCGGGCCTACCTGGTCGTGGTCACCCCGGGCCGGCTGCCTGAGCGCAACCATTTCCACATCGAGGTCTACGAGCAGGGCGGCGACGAGCTGAAGACGAACCTGCTGGACACGGAGTTCTCGCTGCCGGACAAGGCCGCAGCCGTCTTCGGCTTCGAGGACAGCAAGCTCAAGCCCTATTTCATAACGCTGCGGGTGGCCCGCTGGACCGGCGTCTGGGTCGGCGACGGTCCGCCGACGGGCGGCGTGGCCTCCGCCGTGCTGAAGACCGGCGAGAAGGTCAAGCCGCCCAAGCTGATCAAGTCCGTCCGTCCGGTCTACCCCGAGATCGCCCGCCAGGCACAGGTGGAGGGCGTCGTCATCCTGGAGGCCACGGCGGACACCCAAGGCCGGGTGGCCGCTGTTAAGGTCCTCCGCTCGATCCCGCTTCTCGACCAGGCGGCGATCGACGCCGTCCGGCAATGGGTCTATGAGCCCGCCGTCGTCAACGGCAAGCCCGAGCCGGTCAGCTTCACCGTCACGGTCAGGTTCGACCTCGATCAGGACAAGAAGGGGGCCGGCGGAGCCGCCGCGGCGGGCGGTGCGGTCGGCGGCGTGCTCCAAAGCCAGGCGGGGTCCAACGTCAAGCCGCCCAGGCTCGTCCAAGAAGTCAGGCCGGTCTATCCCGAGGTCGCCAGGAAGGCCGGGGTGGAGGGCACCGTCATCATGGAGGCTACGGCCGACACCTACGGCCGCGTCTCCGCGGTCAAGGTTCTGCGGTCGATCCCGCTTCTCGACCAGGCGGCCGTCGACGCCCTCAGGCAATGGATCTACGAGCCGATGGTCATCGACGGCAAGCCCCAGCCGGTGACCTTCAACGTGACCATGCGCTTCCGGCTGGACGACAAGAAGAAGCCGGAGGTCAGCGGGGCCGTCGGCGGCGTTGTCGGAGGCGTTCTCGGCGGCGTCGCCGGGGGCGTCCAGGGAGGCGTGGAAGGCGGGGTCAAAGGCGGAGTTCGGGGCGGGGTCGAGGGGGGCGCGGCGGGCGCAACCGCCGGGGCCATCGGCTACCAGGCCTCCAAGGAGTTCGACGGCGACGCCGTCCGGGCCGTCGGCGATGTCCAGCCGCCCAAGCTCATCAAGCAGGTCAATCCCGTCTACCCGGAGGAGGCCCGCAAGACCGGCGTCGAGGGGGTGGTCATCCTCGAAATCAAGGCCGACGAGCGGGGGAACGTCGTCGACGTCCGCATCCTCCGTTCCGTCCCCGTCCTCGACCAGGCCGCCATAGCGGCCGTAAGGCAGTGGATATACGAACCGCTGCTCGTCGACGGCAAGCCCCGCAAGGTCATCTTCACGGCGACCGTCCGCTTTGCCCTCAGGGAAAGCGACAGGGACAGGGCTTTCGAGAAGTTCGCCCAGGGCGCGGTCAAAGCCGAGGGCGACATCAACCCGCCCCGGCTGATCAAGGAGGTCGCGGCCGTTTACCCCGAGGCCGCCCGCCAGGCCGGCGTGGCCGGCGTGGTCATCCTCGGGGTTCGGGCCGATGAAACAGGCCGGGTCGTCGACGCCATGGTCCTGCGCTCCATCCCGCTTCTCGACCAGGCGGCCATCGACGCCGTCAAGCAGTGGGTCTACGAGCCGACCGTGATCGGCGGCAAGGCCACGCCCATCGTCTTCACCGTCACGGTCCGGTTCACGCTCGATGTCGAGCCGGAGGACAACCCGGCGATCGAGGTCGAGGGCGTCCCGGCCCCCGGCATCTCCGTCAGGATGGCCGGGAAATAG
- a CDS encoding RNA polymerase sigma factor, with translation MEEREMIDGCLRGDASSGRLLVETYGTLVLSVALNVLGNRQDAEDVCQETFFQVFRRLDRYDRARSFKTWLLTIAYRRSLDMLRKKRRFSEFSARARFEPSVAGRPADPGPADPAPLPSKLLDALSARERAALALWANEGCAAADIAEVLGCSASTARVYLFNARRKVKALLENDHGLLQNC, from the coding sequence ATGGAAGAGCGCGAGATGATCGACGGCTGCCTGCGGGGGGATGCCTCGTCCGGCCGGCTCCTGGTCGAGACGTACGGGACGCTGGTCCTGTCCGTGGCCCTCAACGTCCTCGGCAACCGCCAGGACGCCGAGGATGTCTGCCAGGAGACCTTCTTCCAGGTTTTCCGCCGCCTCGACCGCTATGACCGGGCGAGGAGCTTCAAAACCTGGCTCCTGACCATAGCCTACAGGAGATCGCTCGACATGCTCAGGAAGAAGCGCCGCTTCTCGGAATTCTCGGCCCGGGCCCGCTTCGAGCCGTCCGTCGCCGGCCGGCCGGCGGATCCGGGTCCGGCCGACCCCGCGCCCCTGCCGTCGAAGCTGCTGGACGCCCTCTCGGCCCGCGAGCGGGCGGCGCTCGCTCTCTGGGCCAACGAAGGCTGCGCGGCCGCGGACATCGCCGAGGTCCTGGGCTGCTCGGCCTCGACGGCCCGGGTCTATCTCTTCAACGCCCGGCGCAAGGTCAAGGCCCTCCTGGAGAACGACCATGGACTTCTGCAAAATTGTTGA
- a CDS encoding sensor domain-containing diguanylate cyclase → MSPSDPARPIRSSVPPRKAAARRAPRSAPDGEDRYKALVEQLPVGVYRTTPEGLIVEANRALARILGFRRPRDLFACNVRDFYVRGEVRARYLARLSSKPTFFQEFELRKADGRRFWASDYCRAVKGRDGRIVHYDGILVDITDRKTAERKLERANRKLRLTNEKLESQSLSDHLTGLNNRRGFFTFGLQQMKIAKRLKKDNFLVFLDIDYLKEVNDNHGHAVGDLLLQGVAAILRTTLRESDVIGRIGGDEFAVLAMRSKGLAERALLARIEEGVQAYRIRGYPRLRLSVSMGLVRIDPQKYQQLDDFLAHADFLMYQEKRKKERQGTTP, encoded by the coding sequence ATGAGCCCATCCGACCCGGCCAGGCCCATCCGGTCTTCGGTGCCCCCCCGAAAAGCCGCCGCCCGGCGCGCCCCCCGGTCCGCCCCGGACGGCGAGGACCGCTACAAGGCCCTGGTCGAGCAATTGCCCGTCGGGGTTTACCGCACGACGCCCGAAGGGCTCATCGTCGAGGCCAACAGGGCCCTGGCCCGCATCCTGGGCTTCCGCCGGCCCCGCGACCTCTTCGCCTGCAACGTCAGGGACTTCTACGTCCGGGGCGAGGTCCGGGCCCGTTATCTGGCCCGGCTCTCGTCCAAGCCCACGTTCTTCCAGGAGTTCGAGCTCCGCAAGGCCGACGGACGGCGGTTCTGGGCCAGCGACTATTGCCGGGCCGTCAAGGGCCGGGACGGCCGCATCGTCCACTACGACGGCATCCTGGTCGACATCACCGACCGGAAGACGGCGGAGAGGAAGCTCGAGCGGGCCAACCGCAAGCTCCGGCTGACCAACGAGAAGCTCGAAAGCCAATCCCTGTCCGATCATCTGACCGGCCTCAACAACCGCCGGGGATTCTTCACCTTCGGCCTCCAGCAGATGAAGATCGCCAAGCGGCTCAAGAAGGACAACTTCCTCGTCTTCCTGGACATCGACTATCTCAAGGAGGTCAACGACAACCACGGCCACGCCGTCGGGGACCTTCTCCTGCAGGGCGTCGCCGCGATCCTCAGGACGACCCTCCGCGAATCCGACGTCATCGGCCGCATCGGCGGGGACGAGTTCGCCGTCCTGGCCATGCGCTCGAAGGGCCTGGCCGAGCGGGCCCTCCTGGCCCGGATCGAGGAAGGCGTCCAGGCCTACCGGATCAGGGGCTATCCCCGGCTGCGGCTGTCGGTCAGCATGGGACTCGTCCGCATCGATCCCCAGAAATACCAGCAGCTCGACGATTTCCTGGCCCACGCCGATTTCCTGATGTACCAGGAAAAGCGCAAAAAAGAGCGACAAGGAACAACGCCATGA